One genomic region from Microcystis panniformis FACHB-1757 encodes:
- the crtH gene encoding carotenoid isomerase: MSNQYDAIVIGSGIGGLVTATQLAAKGAKVLVLESYLIPGGSAGYFEREGYRFDVGASMIFGFGKKGTTNLLTKALAAVDISIETIADPVQIHYHLPDGLDLKVHRDYEQFLQELISHFPAEKTGIRRFYDECWQVFNCLNSMDLLSLEEPRYLTRVFFQHPLSCLGLVKYLPQNAGDVARKYIKDPKLLKFIDMECYCWSVVPADRTPMINAGMVFSDRHYGGINYPRGGVGQIALKLVAGLEKAGGEIQYQARVNKIILDAGRAIGVKLTNGKEYYAKKIVSNATRWDTFEKLLPPESLPGSEKKWQKRYQKSPSFLSLHLGVKADVLPSGSECHHILLEDWENMEAEQGTIFVSIPTLLDPSLAPPDHHIIHTFTPSWIDQWQKLPPQEYQQKKEAAAHRLIDRLKKLFPKLDTGLDYIEIGTARTHRRFLNRIDGSYGPIPRRKLLGLLGMPFNRTAIPNLYCVGDSTFPGQGLNAVAFSGFACSHLLSVDLGLPRPRD, translated from the coding sequence ATGAGTAATCAGTACGATGCGATCGTGATTGGGTCGGGAATCGGGGGATTGGTGACAGCGACGCAATTAGCGGCAAAAGGGGCAAAAGTCTTAGTTTTAGAGAGTTATCTGATTCCGGGGGGCAGCGCAGGTTATTTTGAACGAGAGGGTTATCGTTTTGATGTGGGTGCTTCGATGATTTTTGGTTTTGGCAAAAAGGGGACGACTAACCTCCTAACCAAGGCTTTGGCAGCGGTGGATATAAGTATCGAAACCATTGCCGATCCCGTCCAGATCCATTATCATCTCCCGGACGGATTAGACTTAAAAGTTCATCGCGACTACGAACAATTTTTACAGGAATTAATTAGCCATTTTCCCGCAGAAAAAACCGGCATCCGGCGCTTTTACGATGAATGCTGGCAGGTTTTTAATTGCCTCAATAGTATGGATTTACTATCGCTGGAAGAACCCCGCTATCTGACTAGGGTTTTTTTCCAGCATCCCTTATCCTGTTTGGGATTGGTCAAGTATTTACCCCAAAATGCGGGAGATGTGGCCAGAAAATATATTAAAGACCCGAAATTATTGAAATTTATCGACATGGAATGTTATTGTTGGTCGGTAGTACCCGCCGATCGCACTCCGATGATTAACGCGGGAATGGTCTTTAGCGATCGCCATTACGGGGGAATTAACTATCCCCGGGGGGGAGTGGGACAGATTGCTCTCAAGTTAGTCGCGGGATTGGAAAAAGCTGGTGGTGAAATCCAGTATCAAGCGAGAGTGAATAAGATTATTTTAGATGCAGGACGGGCGATCGGGGTAAAATTGACCAATGGTAAGGAATACTACGCTAAAAAGATTGTTTCTAATGCCACCCGTTGGGATACCTTCGAGAAACTACTCCCCCCGGAATCTCTCCCGGGCAGCGAAAAAAAATGGCAAAAACGCTATCAAAAATCCCCCAGTTTCCTCAGTTTGCATCTGGGAGTTAAGGCCGATGTGTTACCATCAGGAAGCGAATGTCACCATATTTTACTAGAAGATTGGGAAAATATGGAAGCAGAACAGGGAACTATCTTTGTTTCTATTCCTACCTTACTCGATCCCTCCCTCGCACCCCCGGACCATCATATCATTCATACTTTCACCCCTAGCTGGATTGATCAATGGCAAAAACTGCCCCCTCAAGAATATCAACAGAAAAAAGAGGCCGCTGCTCATCGTCTCATTGATCGCCTGAAAAAACTCTTTCCCAAACTAGATACAGGATTAGATTATATCGAAATTGGCACAGCCCGCACCCATCGCCGCTTTTTGAATAGAATCGATGGCAGTTACGGCCCAATACCGCGAAGAAAACTGTTAGGCTTATTAGGAATGCCCTTTAATCGCACAGCTATTCCTAATCTTTATTGTGTGGGAGATAGTACCTTCCCTGGTCAAGGATTAAACGCGGTGGCCTTTTCCGGTTTTGCTTGCAGTCATCTTCTATCGGTAGATCTGGGTTTACCTCGTCCCAGAGATTAA
- a CDS encoding polysaccharide biosynthesis protein: protein MYRKLANKILKLANSLSRSSKRSLLMVSDCLIFCLTIYLAFSLRLNLSLEYQQIRPFFREIFSLIAIKLLVFYLRGIYRPVVRYTGLEFLSSVMQAVLYSSGVLISLAYFQRDAFLPRSVLIIDALLTLVLVIGIRLLIRSVFHRLNIYVSSVDREPTIVIYGAGVVGRQLARSLQNDPHYRLLAFVDDNPDLQQRVIQGIRVYSPSQLALLHQKRAFDWVILAIPNVAKDKKRQIIESLETLPIDIKTIPPLSKILSGEAVINQIRSVDVSELLGREEILPHPELLAKNVTGKAVLVTGGGGSIGSELCRQIAFLKPKCLVIYELNEFSLYKIDLDLSENYADLRKYAYLGNVLDRNHLARVIQQHQIETIYHTAAYKHVPLVEANPSQGVYTNVWGSLNVAQTAIENSVSNLVLISTDKAVRPTNIMGASKRCAELVVQALAALPDTSTCCAIVRFGNVLDSSGSVVPRFREQIAQRKNITLTHRDIIRYFMSIPEAVRLVIQAGAMARGGEVFLLDMGEPVRIYDLALQMIRLSGLELGQDIDIKITGLRPGEKLYEELLIDTDKARPTAHPKIFCAHEHFLVWDELQIKLEQLLNSIQVNDRQGLVKSLQDLVPEYRTSQQIAGNLSSKK from the coding sequence ATGTATAGAAAACTGGCGAACAAAATCCTTAAATTGGCTAATTCCCTATCTAGGTCATCGAAGCGATCTCTTTTAATGGTCAGCGATTGCCTGATTTTTTGTCTGACCATCTATCTAGCCTTCTCTCTCAGGTTGAATCTGAGCCTCGAATATCAGCAAATTAGACCTTTTTTCAGGGAAATATTCAGCTTAATTGCGATTAAACTTCTAGTTTTCTATCTCAGAGGTATTTACCGTCCCGTAGTACGTTATACAGGATTAGAGTTTCTTTCGTCCGTAATGCAAGCGGTTCTCTATAGTTCAGGGGTTTTAATCAGTCTGGCCTACTTTCAAAGGGATGCCTTTTTGCCGCGTTCAGTCCTGATTATCGACGCATTGTTAACCCTAGTATTGGTTATTGGGATCAGATTGTTGATTCGTTCTGTCTTTCACCGTCTTAACATTTACGTCAGTAGTGTCGATAGAGAACCGACAATTGTTATCTATGGTGCGGGGGTTGTGGGTCGTCAATTGGCACGTTCCCTACAAAATGACCCCCACTATCGTTTATTGGCCTTTGTTGATGATAATCCCGATTTGCAGCAGCGAGTTATCCAAGGCATTAGGGTTTATTCCCCCTCTCAATTGGCACTACTGCACCAAAAACGGGCCTTTGACTGGGTTATTCTCGCTATTCCGAATGTAGCCAAGGACAAAAAGCGGCAAATCATCGAAAGTCTAGAAACTTTACCCATCGACATTAAAACCATTCCTCCCCTCTCAAAAATTTTATCGGGAGAAGCGGTCATCAATCAGATTCGCAGTGTCGATGTCTCGGAATTATTAGGACGGGAAGAAATTCTACCCCATCCCGAACTTTTGGCAAAAAATGTCACGGGTAAAGCGGTGTTAGTCACCGGGGGTGGCGGTTCCATCGGTTCGGAATTATGCCGACAAATCGCCTTCCTCAAGCCAAAATGCTTGGTAATCTACGAATTAAACGAGTTTTCCCTCTACAAAATCGATCTCGATTTAAGTGAAAATTATGCCGATTTACGCAAGTATGCCTATCTAGGCAATGTTCTCGACCGCAATCATCTGGCCCGAGTCATCCAACAACACCAGATTGAGACAATTTATCACACGGCCGCCTATAAGCACGTTCCTCTTGTGGAAGCCAATCCTAGTCAGGGGGTTTACACTAATGTTTGGGGTAGTTTAAATGTCGCTCAGACCGCGATCGAGAATTCGGTTAGTAATTTAGTTCTCATTTCCACCGATAAGGCCGTCAGACCGACTAACATTATGGGGGCCAGCAAACGCTGTGCTGAGTTAGTCGTGCAAGCTTTGGCCGCTTTACCCGACACTTCCACCTGTTGCGCGATCGTCCGCTTTGGCAATGTTCTCGATAGTAGCGGTTCCGTGGTGCCGCGTTTCCGGGAACAAATCGCCCAACGTAAGAATATTACCCTCACCCATCGCGATATTATTCGCTATTTTATGTCTATTCCCGAGGCGGTGCGTTTGGTTATACAAGCAGGAGCCATGGCCCGAGGGGGTGAGGTATTCCTGTTAGATATGGGTGAACCGGTAAGAATTTACGATTTGGCCCTACAGATGATTCGTTTAAGTGGCTTGGAATTAGGGCAAGATATTGATATTAAAATCACGGGATTAAGACCAGGGGAAAAACTCTACGAAGAATTATTAATCGATACCGATAAAGCTCGTCCCACCGCTCACCCCAAGATTTTTTGCGCTCATGAACACTTTCTTGTTTGGGACGAATTGCAAATCAAATTAGAGCAACTGCTTAATTCTATTCAAGTTAATGACCGTCAGGGCTTAGTTAAGTCCCTACAAGATTTAGTTCCCGAATACCGGACCTCGCAGCAAATAGCCGGTAATTTGTCAAGTAAAAAGTAA
- a CDS encoding AAA family ATPase, whose amino-acid sequence MIKDIEISNFRCFEHTKIEGFERVNLIGGKNNSGKTALLEAIFLYSYPYPNTIHPYIRGIIRRQSLAVVRAVPKNAWDDLLFNLDRKNIIELKGSQSNQGDKLVKISISGSLKDSVLGISEDWQKLYDFIAKDKSVISILNIHTSFDHDHDSNDEQMNYFLIASSKEILALPNGGDEEPVIIAASVNKSLQELSEAYTKIVFNEQEEEVLKALQILDPSIEKIESFFLGEPNLYLKIKERKRLPISLFGEAINRLIEMIFALLINPKKIIFIDEIENGLHYTAYPDIWKTLFRLAIELDSQIFATTHSLEMIQAFADVGLEYYPEQGAYFELARSPRTDKIIGIKRQLSTLEYALKHGNEVRGE is encoded by the coding sequence ATGATTAAGGATATTGAAATTAGTAATTTTAGATGTTTTGAGCATACCAAAATTGAAGGTTTTGAGCGAGTTAATTTAATTGGTGGTAAGAACAATTCAGGGAAAACTGCCCTGTTAGAGGCAATATTTTTGTATAGTTATCCCTATCCAAATACTATTCATCCCTACATCAGAGGAATCATTCGTAGGCAATCTTTAGCAGTTGTTCGGGCTGTTCCCAAAAATGCTTGGGATGATTTATTATTCAATCTTGATAGAAAAAATATTATTGAGTTAAAAGGCTCCCAATCTAACCAAGGAGACAAATTGGTAAAAATATCGATTTCTGGTTCTCTTAAAGATAGTGTTCTAGGCATCTCTGAAGACTGGCAAAAATTATACGATTTTATCGCTAAAGATAAATCAGTTATTTCTATCTTAAATATTCACACAAGTTTTGACCATGATCATGACTCAAATGATGAGCAAATGAACTATTTTTTAATTGCCAGTTCTAAGGAGATACTAGCTTTACCTAATGGGGGTGATGAGGAACCAGTAATCATTGCCGCATCTGTCAATAAATCTTTGCAAGAATTGAGCGAGGCCTATACTAAAATAGTTTTTAATGAACAGGAAGAAGAAGTGCTAAAAGCTCTACAAATTCTCGATCCGTCCATTGAAAAAATAGAAAGTTTTTTTCTGGGTGAACCAAATTTATATCTGAAAATAAAAGAGAGAAAACGCCTACCCATATCTCTGTTTGGTGAAGCTATTAATCGTCTGATAGAGATGATTTTTGCTCTACTCATCAATCCTAAAAAAATTATTTTTATCGATGAAATAGAAAATGGTCTTCACTATACTGCTTACCCAGATATTTGGAAAACTTTATTCCGATTAGCTATCGAACTAGATAGCCAAATTTTTGCCACAACCCACAGTTTAGAGATGATCCAAGCTTTTGCCGATGTGGGGTTAGAATATTATCCAGAACAGGGGGCCTATTTTGAACTAGCAAGGAGTCCCAGAACTGATAAAATTATTGGTATTAAAAGACAATTAAGCACTTTAGAGTACGCCTTAAAACATGGCAATGAGGTGAGAGGTGAGTAA
- the psbV gene encoding photosystem II cytochrome c-550, with translation MIKRLIVAAIAVVFFVLQFNLNGASALELNEKTLTITLNDAGESVTLTSEQATEGQKLFVANCTKCHLQGKTKTNNNVSLGLGDLAKAEPPRDNLLALIDYLEHPTSYDGEDDLSELHPNVSRPDIFPELRNLTEDDVYNVAAYMLVAPRLDERWGGTIYF, from the coding sequence ATGATCAAACGTTTGATTGTAGCAGCGATCGCTGTAGTCTTTTTTGTATTACAATTCAATCTTAACGGCGCTAGTGCCTTAGAACTCAATGAAAAAACCCTCACCATCACCCTCAATGACGCAGGGGAATCGGTGACTTTGACTTCTGAACAAGCGACGGAAGGACAGAAACTTTTTGTCGCCAATTGTACTAAGTGTCACCTGCAAGGTAAAACCAAAACTAATAATAACGTCAGTTTGGGTCTGGGTGATCTAGCAAAAGCGGAACCTCCCAGAGATAATCTGTTAGCATTGATTGATTATCTAGAACATCCCACCAGTTACGATGGTGAAGATGATCTAAGCGAACTCCATCCCAATGTTAGCCGTCCGGATATCTTCCCAGAATTACGCAATCTGACCGAAGATGATGTGTATAACGTCGCCGCTTATATGTTGGTTGCTCCCCGTCTAGACGAGCGCTGGGGTGGTACAATTTACTTCTAA
- the remA gene encoding extracellular matrix/biofilm regulator RemA, translating to MDIQLINIGFGNIVSANRVIAIVSPESAPIKRIISDARDKGCLIDATYGRRTRAVIITDSSHVVLSAIQPETVAHRFVVNKEAPVNSSN from the coding sequence ATGGATATACAACTGATCAACATCGGCTTCGGTAATATTGTTTCCGCTAATCGGGTTATCGCCATCGTTAGCCCAGAATCGGCTCCTATCAAACGCATCATCAGTGATGCTCGGGATAAAGGCTGTTTAATCGATGCTACCTACGGAAGACGGACTCGTGCGGTGATCATCACCGATTCTAGTCATGTAGTGCTGTCGGCCATTCAACCGGAAACCGTGGCTCACCGTTTCGTGGTCAACAAGGAAGCCCCTGTTAATAGTAGCAACTAA
- a CDS encoding DUF3226 domain-containing protein, protein MSNLLIVESKNDKIFIEALVKYLNINKIQLDKPICFEEDDYKCLQGLDKAKLTSTFDEIKATLGKKAIPKVGIIIDQDSDTKTERLNWLNDCLKKVYPEAEDIRETSQLYRLTTIEDQITEFACYFTNVEGQGELETVLKKIKNQDSTYADCLEDWRNCLNKQEKSIKDKDFDKFWISNYLRFDTCSTEDKKQAGRKCSMNGFDYVMKNKRHIWNFEHEVLNELKEFLQLFAV, encoded by the coding sequence GTGAGTAACTTATTAATCGTCGAGAGCAAGAATGATAAAATTTTTATCGAAGCCCTAGTAAAATACTTAAATATTAACAAAATTCAGTTAGATAAACCGATTTGCTTTGAGGAAGATGACTATAAATGTTTACAGGGTTTAGATAAAGCTAAATTAACCAGCACTTTCGATGAAATTAAGGCGACTCTTGGTAAAAAAGCTATCCCTAAAGTTGGTATTATTATCGATCAAGATTCTGATACTAAGACAGAGCGACTAAATTGGCTTAACGATTGTCTGAAAAAGGTGTATCCAGAAGCGGAAGATATTAGGGAAACCAGTCAGCTTTATAGATTGACAACAATAGAAGATCAAATCACAGAATTTGCTTGTTATTTTACCAATGTGGAAGGACAAGGAGAACTAGAAACAGTTCTCAAGAAGATTAAAAATCAAGATTCCACCTATGCGGATTGTTTAGAAGACTGGAGAAATTGTTTAAACAAGCAAGAAAAATCGATTAAAGACAAAGATTTTGATAAGTTTTGGATTAGTAACTATTTACGATTTGATACCTGTTCCACAGAAGACAAAAAACAAGCTGGCAGGAAATGCAGTATGAATGGATTTGATTATGTTATGAAAAACAAACGTCATATTTGGAACTTTGAGCATGAGGTATTAAATGAACTCAAAGAATTTTTACAACTATTTGCTGTCTAA
- a CDS encoding UbiD family decarboxylase, with protein sequence MARDLRGFIKLLEERGQLRRISASVSADLEIAEIANRMLQVGGPALLFENVQGAEFPVAINLMGTVERICWAMNLNKPEELEDLGKKLALLQQPKPPKKLSQAIDFGKVLFDVLKAKPNRNFFPACQQVILEGDEVDLKKIPMIRPYSGDAGQIITLGLVITKDCETGTPNVGVYRLQLQSHNTMTVHWLSVRGGARHLRKAAQMGKKLEIAIALGVDPLIIMAAATPIPVDLSEWLFAGLYGGSGVQLAKCKTLALEVPADSEIVLEGTITPGEVLPDGPFGDHMGYYGGVEDSPLIHFHCMTHRRDPIYLTTFSGRPPKEEAMMAIALNRIYTPILRQQVSEIRDFFLPMEALSYKAAIISIDKAYPGQARRAALAFWSALPQFTYTKFVIVVDKEINIRDPRQVVWAISSKVDPVRDVFILPETPFDSLDFASEKVGLGGRMGIDATTKMYPETDHEWGEPLESDPAMAVKVSQRWSEYGLIDINLQEVDANKFGYEM encoded by the coding sequence ATGGCTAGAGACTTACGAGGATTTATTAAGCTTTTAGAAGAGCGTGGGCAATTACGCCGCATTAGTGCATCGGTCTCTGCCGATTTAGAAATTGCCGAGATCGCTAATCGGATGCTACAGGTGGGGGGACCGGCCCTACTGTTTGAAAACGTGCAAGGGGCCGAGTTTCCCGTCGCTATTAACCTGATGGGAACGGTAGAACGTATCTGTTGGGCGATGAACCTGAATAAACCCGAAGAATTGGAAGATTTAGGCAAAAAACTCGCCCTCTTGCAACAACCGAAACCGCCGAAAAAACTCTCCCAAGCGATCGATTTTGGTAAAGTTTTATTTGATGTCCTGAAAGCCAAACCCAACCGTAACTTTTTCCCTGCCTGTCAACAGGTGATTTTAGAGGGGGATGAGGTAGATTTAAAGAAAATTCCGATGATTCGCCCCTATTCTGGCGATGCAGGCCAGATTATCACCTTAGGGCTAGTAATTACTAAAGATTGCGAAACGGGAACCCCTAACGTCGGTGTCTATCGCTTACAGCTACAGTCTCACAATACCATGACCGTCCACTGGTTATCCGTGCGCGGTGGGGCGCGTCACCTGCGAAAAGCGGCACAGATGGGCAAAAAATTAGAAATAGCCATCGCTTTAGGGGTTGATCCTCTGATTATCATGGCCGCTGCCACTCCTATCCCCGTAGATCTCTCAGAATGGCTGTTTGCGGGATTGTACGGCGGTTCCGGGGTACAGTTAGCCAAATGTAAAACCCTTGCTTTGGAAGTGCCGGCCGACTCAGAAATCGTCCTCGAAGGAACAATTACTCCCGGAGAGGTATTGCCAGATGGACCCTTTGGTGATCACATGGGTTACTATGGCGGTGTGGAAGATTCACCTCTGATTCATTTCCACTGCATGACCCATCGTCGCGACCCCATTTATTTAACCACTTTTAGCGGTCGTCCTCCCAAGGAAGAAGCGATGATGGCCATCGCACTTAATCGTATTTATACACCGATTTTACGGCAACAGGTGTCAGAAATCAGGGATTTTTTCCTACCGATGGAAGCTTTAAGCTATAAAGCGGCGATTATCTCCATTGATAAAGCCTATCCCGGACAAGCGCGACGAGCGGCCTTAGCTTTTTGGAGTGCCTTACCCCAGTTCACCTATACTAAATTTGTCATCGTCGTCGATAAGGAGATTAATATTCGCGACCCCCGGCAAGTGGTTTGGGCAATTAGTTCTAAAGTGGATCCAGTTCGCGATGTGTTTATTCTCCCGGAAACCCCCTTTGATAGCCTCGATTTTGCCAGCGAAAAGGTCGGTTTGGGGGGGAGAATGGGAATTGATGCCACGACAAAAATGTATCCCGAAACTGACCACGAGTGGGGGGAACCTTTGGAGTCGGATCCAGCCATGGCGGTCAAGGTTTCCCAACGCTGGTCAGAATACGGTTTAATCGATATTAATTTACAAGAAGTAGATGCCAATAAGTTTGGCTACGAAATGTAG
- the cobW gene encoding cobalamin biosynthesis protein CobW produces MHKIPVTVITGFLGAGKTTLIRHLLQNNQGRRVAVMVNEFGEVGIDGDLLKSCQTCDDNPNDNIVELTNGCLCCTVQEEFLPTMQKLLERRQQLDCMLIETSGLALPKPLVQAFRWPEIRNGATVDGVITVVDGFAVARGRLVADLDALTAQRQADPNLEHETPIEELFEDQLACADLVLLTKTDLISEIELEKIINWLKTQLRSTVKIVTCADGQISPDVLLGFNAAVEDDLASRPSHHDHEEEHDHDEEINSVQFCLDSPVDARILTQRLKELVAREEIYRVKGFVNVANKPMRMVLQGVGDRFDSFFDRPWQSTEMRQTRLVFIGRSLDSQRIEQALTRVG; encoded by the coding sequence ATGCACAAAATTCCAGTTACTGTGATCACGGGTTTTCTGGGTGCGGGAAAAACTACCCTCATCCGTCATCTACTGCAAAATAATCAAGGCCGACGGGTGGCCGTTATGGTCAATGAATTCGGAGAAGTGGGAATTGATGGTGATTTATTGAAAAGTTGTCAGACCTGCGACGACAACCCCAACGATAATATTGTGGAATTGACCAACGGTTGTCTGTGCTGCACAGTACAGGAAGAGTTTCTCCCCACCATGCAGAAATTGCTGGAACGACGGCAACAGTTGGATTGTATGCTGATCGAAACTTCGGGGTTAGCTTTACCTAAACCTCTGGTTCAAGCTTTTCGCTGGCCGGAAATCCGCAACGGTGCCACGGTGGACGGAGTAATCACGGTGGTGGATGGTTTTGCTGTCGCTAGGGGTCGTCTGGTGGCGGATTTGGACGCTTTAACGGCACAAAGGCAAGCAGACCCCAATTTAGAACACGAAACGCCCATTGAGGAGTTATTTGAGGATCAGTTAGCCTGCGCTGACCTGGTACTTTTAACTAAAACCGATCTCATCAGCGAAATTGAATTAGAAAAAATTATTAATTGGCTGAAAACACAACTGCGATCGACGGTAAAAATAGTTACTTGTGCCGATGGACAAATTAGCCCCGATGTGCTATTGGGATTTAATGCCGCCGTCGAGGATGATTTAGCTAGTCGTCCTAGTCATCATGATCACGAGGAAGAACACGATCACGATGAGGAGATCAATTCTGTGCAGTTTTGCCTCGATTCTCCCGTAGATGCCCGAATTTTGACCCAACGGCTCAAAGAATTGGTGGCCCGAGAAGAAATCTATCGGGTCAAGGGATTTGTTAACGTGGCCAATAAACCGATGCGTATGGTGTTACAGGGAGTCGGCGATCGCTTTGATTCTTTCTTCGACCGACCCTGGCAATCCACGGAAATGCGGCAAACTCGCTTGGTCTTTATCGGCCGCTCCCTCGATAGTCAGAGAATCGAGCAGGCCTTAACTAGGGTTGGCTGA
- the gmk gene encoding guanylate kinase, producing the protein MQPGQLIVITGPSGVGKGTLVRHLLTRFPNLYLSVSATTRPPRPGEIEGEDYYFLDRPSFEEKMAAGEFLESAEYAGNYYGTPQSAIAAQLATGQTVILEIELEGARQVCKSFPEARRIFILPPTFEELERRLRDRGKDAETAIARRLERAREELAASEEFPYQIVNDDLETALDAIEKIIFSR; encoded by the coding sequence ATGCAACCCGGTCAATTAATCGTCATTACTGGCCCTAGCGGTGTGGGCAAGGGTACGCTAGTACGGCATTTACTAACTCGTTTCCCTAACCTCTACCTGTCCGTATCCGCTACTACGCGCCCACCTCGACCGGGTGAAATTGAGGGGGAAGATTACTACTTTCTCGACCGTCCCAGTTTCGAGGAGAAAATGGCAGCCGGAGAATTTCTCGAATCGGCCGAATATGCGGGCAACTACTATGGAACACCCCAATCAGCGATCGCTGCTCAATTAGCAACAGGCCAGACCGTAATTCTAGAAATCGAATTAGAGGGAGCCAGACAGGTGTGTAAAAGCTTCCCCGAAGCGCGGAGAATCTTTATCCTACCCCCCACTTTCGAGGAATTAGAACGTCGTTTGCGCGACCGGGGCAAAGATGCCGAAACAGCGATCGCCCGTCGTCTAGAGCGCGCCCGAGAAGAATTGGCCGCCAGCGAGGAATTCCCCTATCAAATCGTCAACGATGACCTAGAAACCGCCCTAGATGCCATCGAGAAGATTATTTTTAGCCGTTAG